In the Anguilla anguilla isolate fAngAng1 chromosome 7, fAngAng1.pri, whole genome shotgun sequence genome, one interval contains:
- the th2 gene encoding tyrosine hydroxylase 2 has translation MKTEGVVQFTGRKRSLIEDARKERESGGLPSPGTSRCADHFVFEEKDGKVALNIVFTLSSEKKSGLSKTGKVLETFEAKIHHIETRPGRRTKNSVVADLEYFVRCEIHSSDTDVLINSLKRVADDVRAIAEEKVPWFPRKIGDLDKCNHLITKYDPDLDEDHPGYRDPEYRRRRAFIAELAFSYKQGDPLPKVDYTPEEVATWRQVYQTLRGIYPTHACRQYLETLQQLEKDCGYGEDNIPQLRNVSTFLKERTGFQLRPVAGLLSARDFLASLAFRVFQCTQYIRHSSTPMHSPEPDCCHELLGHIPMLANKEFAQFSQELGLASLGASDEDIERLSTLYWFTVEFGLCKQDGAIKAYGAGLLSSYGELMYALSNEPEYKPFNAEEAAVQPYQDQTYQPVYFVSESFEDAKAKLRRYSLTIQKAFSVRYDPFTCSMEVLDQPGKIQNALSQMREDLKILHSALEKLV, from the exons ATGAAGACTGAGGGTGTAGTTCAGTTCACCGGCAGAAAGCGCAGCCTTATTGAAGATGCCAGGAAAGAGCGCGAGAGTGGTGGGTTGCCCTCACCCGGCACCTCGCGCTGTGCAGACCACTTCGTTTTTGAGGAGAAGGATGGAAAAGTTGCCCTTAATATAGTGTTCACTCTCAGCAGCGAAAAGAAATCAGGGCTATCCAAGACGGGCAAAGTTTTAGAG ACTTTTGAAGCCAAGATCCATCATATTGAAACCAGACCAGGAAGGAGGACGAAGAACAGCGTGGTGGCGGATCTGGAATACTTTGTAAGGTGTGAGATTCACAGCTCCGACACGGACGTCTTAATCAACTCCCTCAAAAGGGTTGCAGACGATGTCCGTGCGATCGCAGAGGAGAAAG TTCCTTGGTTCCCAAGGAAGATCGGGGATCTGGACAAGTGCAATCatttaataacaaaatatgACCCGGATTTAGACGAAGACCACCCA GGCTACAGGGATCCGGAGTACAGGAGGAGAAGAGCTTTCATCGCTGAACTCGCCTTTAGCTACAAACA AGGAGATCCTTTGCCCAAAGTGGACTATACACCGGAGGAGGTTGCAACCTG GAGACAAGTATACCAGACTCTGAGGGGCATATACCCAACGCATGCCTGCAGACAGTACTTGGAGACTCTGCAGCAGTTGGAGAAGGACTGTGGATATGGAGAAGACAACATTCCTCAACTGAGAAATGTCTCCACCTTCCTAAAAG AAAGGACAGGTTTTCAGCTGCGCCCAGTCGCTGGATTGCTGTCTGCAAGAGACTTCCTGGCCAGCTTGGCATTCCGAGTGTTTCAGTGCACTCAGTACATCCGCCACTCCTCCACCCCAATGCACTCTCCAGAGCc TGATTGCTGTCATGAACTACTTGGCCACATCCCCATGCTGGCAAACAAGGAGTTTGCTCAATTTTCACAG GAACTTGGTCTTGCTTCATTGGGAGCATCAGACGAGGACATTGAAAGGCTGTCTACG ctctATTGGTTCACAGTGGAGTTTGGTCTCTGTAAACAGGACGGGGCCATTAAGGCATACGGCGCTGGGCTGCTGTCATCGTATGGAGAGCTCATG tatGCTCTTTCCAATGAGCCAGAGTACAAACCCTTCAATGCTGAGGAGGCTGCAGTCCAGCCATATCAAGACCAGACCTACCAGCCTGTATACTTCGTGTCAGAGAGCTTTGAAGATGCAAAGGCCAAGCTGAG GCGGTACTCGCTGACAATCCAGAAGGCCTTCTCTGTCCGGTACGACCCATTTACATGCAGCATGGAGGTCCTGGACCAGCCGGGAAAGATCCAGAACGCTCTTAGTCAGATGAGGGAGGACCTGAAGATACTGCATAGCGCTTTAGAGAAACTGGTCTGA